The Streptomyces sp. NBC_00691 genome has a segment encoding these proteins:
- a CDS encoding DsbA family protein, whose amino-acid sequence MSRSKPIVVVSGVAVAAVLLGVVSYTATRPASPGAAGSSSVAEVSADPSAGVYAELEAYARRDASDKLALGRADAPVVLIEYADFKCGYCGKFARDTEPVLVRKYVDNGTLRIEWRNFPIFGEESEAVARASWAAGQQGRFWEFHKAAYAEGAKEKGFGKDRIAALAEEAGVPDAARFAKDSEGAAARAAVSADQEQGYSLGATSTPSFLINGRPIAGAQPLETFTQTIEAAAKAAAAKGKGKTPEAGHGTAKPGAGQ is encoded by the coding sequence ATGTCCAGGTCCAAGCCGATCGTCGTCGTCTCCGGGGTGGCCGTCGCCGCCGTCCTGCTCGGCGTCGTCTCGTACACCGCCACCCGGCCCGCGTCTCCCGGCGCCGCCGGTTCCTCCTCCGTCGCCGAGGTCTCCGCCGACCCCTCGGCCGGCGTCTACGCCGAACTGGAGGCGTACGCCCGACGCGACGCCTCCGACAAGCTCGCCCTCGGTCGCGCCGACGCGCCCGTCGTGCTGATCGAGTACGCCGACTTCAAGTGCGGCTACTGCGGGAAGTTCGCCCGGGACACCGAGCCGGTCCTGGTCCGGAAGTACGTCGACAACGGCACCCTGCGCATCGAGTGGCGGAACTTCCCGATCTTCGGCGAGGAGTCGGAGGCGGTCGCCCGCGCGTCCTGGGCGGCCGGGCAGCAGGGCCGGTTCTGGGAGTTCCACAAGGCGGCCTACGCGGAGGGCGCGAAGGAGAAGGGCTTCGGCAAGGACCGGATCGCGGCCCTGGCGGAGGAGGCGGGCGTCCCCGACGCGGCCCGGTTCGCGAAGGACAGCGAGGGGGCGGCGGCCCGCGCGGCCGTGAGCGCGGACCAGGAGCAGGGCTACTCCCTCGGCGCCACCTCGACCCCGTCCTTCCTGATCAACGGCCGGCCGATCGCCGGCGCGCAGCCGCTGGAGACGTTCACGCAGACGATCGAGGCGGCGGCGAAGGCGGCCGCGGCCAAGGGGAAGGGGAAAACGCCGGAGGCGGGTCACGGCACCGCGAAGCCGGGCGCCGGGCAGTGA
- a CDS encoding cytochrome c biogenesis CcdA family protein, producing MTSGIGYFAAFLGGLLALLSPCSALLLPAFFAYSIDTRAKLVARTGILYAGLATTLVPLGAAGSFAGRLFYGHRDLLVTVGGWLIIGLGVLQILGLGFASRRIAEASGRIRPTSALSVYALGLVYGLAGFCAGPILGSVLTVAALSGSPAYGGLLLAVYALGMAVPLFVLALLWERYELGRRSWLRGRPLRLGPLTVHSTSLLSGLFFVALGTLFLVFDGTTALPGLLSVDDSFAVEQRVASLGRAVPDWALLVAVVAVVALVLALRARRGSRSGEREEV from the coding sequence GTGACCTCCGGCATCGGCTATTTCGCCGCCTTCCTCGGCGGGCTGCTCGCCCTGCTCAGCCCCTGCAGCGCCCTGCTCCTGCCGGCCTTCTTCGCGTATTCGATCGACACGCGCGCGAAGCTGGTGGCCAGGACCGGCATCCTCTACGCGGGTCTGGCGACCACCCTCGTCCCGCTCGGTGCGGCCGGCTCGTTCGCGGGCCGCCTCTTCTACGGCCACCGGGACCTGCTCGTCACCGTCGGCGGCTGGCTGATCATCGGCCTCGGTGTCCTGCAGATCCTCGGCCTGGGCTTCGCCTCCCGGCGGATCGCCGAGGCGAGCGGCCGGATCCGGCCCACCTCGGCGCTCTCCGTCTACGCCCTCGGCCTGGTCTACGGCCTCGCGGGCTTCTGCGCGGGCCCGATCCTCGGCAGCGTCCTGACGGTCGCGGCACTGAGCGGCAGCCCGGCGTACGGGGGACTGCTCCTGGCCGTGTACGCGCTCGGGATGGCCGTTCCGCTGTTCGTGCTCGCGCTGCTCTGGGAGCGGTACGAGCTGGGGCGGCGGTCCTGGCTGCGCGGCCGGCCGCTCCGGCTGGGCCCGCTCACGGTGCACTCGACGTCGCTGCTCTCGGGCCTGTTCTTCGTGGCCCTCGGGACCCTCTTCCTGGTCTTCGACGGGACGACCGCGCTGCCGGGCCTGCTGTCGGTGGACGACTCGTTCGCGGTGGAGCAGCGGGTGGCCTCGCTCGGCCGGGCGGTCCCGGACTGGGCGCTCCTCGTCGCGGTGGTGGCCGTGGTGGCACTGGTGCTCGCGCTGCGGGCGCGGCGGGGGAGCCGTTCGGGGGAACGCGAGGAGGTGTGA
- a CDS encoding metallopeptidase family protein, whose amino-acid sequence MLEMTREEFEELVAEALDRIPPELTRLMDNVAVFVEDEPAPDDPDLLGLYEGTPLTERGEWYAGVLPDRITIYRGPTLRMCESREDVVAETEITVVHEIAHHFGIDDERLHALGYG is encoded by the coding sequence GTGCTGGAGATGACGCGCGAGGAGTTCGAAGAACTGGTCGCCGAGGCCCTGGACCGGATTCCGCCGGAACTGACGCGGCTGATGGACAACGTCGCGGTGTTCGTGGAGGACGAGCCCGCCCCGGACGATCCCGACCTGCTCGGGCTCTACGAGGGGACGCCGCTGACCGAGCGCGGTGAGTGGTACGCCGGTGTGCTGCCGGACCGGATCACGATCTACCGGGGGCCGACGCTGCGGATGTGCGAGTCGCGCGAGGACGTGGTCGCGGAGACCGAGATCACGGTGGTGCACGAGATCGCCCACCACTTCGGCATCGACGACGAGCGGCTGCACGCCCTGGGCTACGGCTGA
- a CDS encoding DEAD/DEAH box helicase codes for MSIFSSDHAVMPENDEIVDAAEAVAIVEIDTDDLAEAVEALDIDIDLDDDSAEEPAEPTVTFGDLGLPDGVVRKLAQNGVTTPFPIQAATIPDALAGKDILGRGRTGSGKTLSFGLPLLAGLAGGHTDKKKPRGIILTPTRELAMQVADALQPYGDVLGLKMKVVCGGTSMGNQIYALERGVDVLVATPGRLRDIINRGACSLENVKIAVLDEADQMADLGFLPEVTELLDQIPGGGQRMLFSATMENEIGTLVKRYLTDPVTHEVDSAQGNVTTMTHHVLVVKPKDKAPVTAAIAARKGRTIIFVRTQLGADRIAEQLQDSGVKADALHGGMTQGARTRVLEDFKKGYVNALVATDVAARGIHVDGIDLVLNVDPAGDHKDYLHRSGRTARAGRSGVVVSLALPHQRRQIFRLMEDAGVDASRHIVGGAGAFDPEVAEITGARSLTEVQADSANNSAKQAEREVVDLTKQLERLQRRAVELREEADRLVARAARERGEDPEAAVAEVAEAAEAEIAAAAAEAERAARAEEQRREERPARDERGNYERRDNRGGDRGGFNRDDRGGDRGGFRGGDRGGDRGGFRRDNDRPSGGFRRDDRPSGGFNRDDRGGDRGGFRRDNDRPSGGFRRDDRPSGGFNRDDRGGRSFERRDNDRPSGGFRRDDRPSGGFNRDDRGGDRGGFRRDDRPSGGFNRDDRGGRSFERRDDRPAAGHRGSDRPFNRDRRDDRPAGGFRPGGGDRPYGRRDDHRGTGSTGSTGGSFGRRDDKPRWKRNG; via the coding sequence ATGTCCATTTTCAGTTCTGACCACGCCGTCATGCCCGAGAACGACGAGATCGTCGACGCCGCCGAGGCTGTCGCGATCGTCGAGATCGACACCGACGACCTCGCCGAGGCCGTAGAGGCCCTCGACATCGACATCGACCTCGACGACGACTCCGCCGAGGAGCCCGCCGAGCCCACCGTCACCTTCGGAGACCTCGGTCTGCCGGACGGCGTGGTGCGCAAGCTCGCCCAGAACGGTGTCACCACCCCCTTCCCGATCCAGGCCGCGACCATCCCGGACGCCCTGGCCGGCAAGGACATCCTGGGCCGTGGCCGTACCGGCTCCGGCAAGACCCTCTCCTTCGGCCTGCCGCTCCTGGCCGGTCTCGCCGGTGGCCACACCGACAAGAAGAAGCCCCGCGGCATCATCCTCACGCCGACCCGTGAGCTCGCGATGCAGGTCGCGGACGCCCTCCAGCCCTACGGCGACGTGCTCGGCCTCAAGATGAAGGTCGTCTGCGGCGGTACCTCCATGGGCAACCAGATCTACGCCCTGGAGCGCGGTGTCGACGTCCTCGTCGCCACCCCGGGCCGTCTGCGCGACATCATCAACCGCGGCGCCTGCTCCCTCGAGAACGTGAAGATCGCGGTCCTCGACGAGGCCGACCAGATGGCCGACCTGGGCTTCCTGCCCGAGGTCACCGAGCTGCTCGACCAGATCCCCGGCGGCGGCCAGCGCATGCTCTTCTCCGCCACCATGGAGAACGAGATCGGCACCCTGGTCAAGCGCTACCTGACCGACCCCGTCACGCACGAGGTCGACAGCGCCCAGGGCAACGTCACGACCATGACCCACCACGTCCTCGTCGTGAAGCCGAAGGACAAGGCGCCGGTCACCGCCGCCATCGCCGCCCGCAAGGGCCGCACCATCATCTTCGTCCGCACCCAGCTGGGCGCGGACCGCATCGCCGAGCAGCTCCAGGACTCGGGCGTCAAGGCCGACGCCCTGCACGGCGGCATGACGCAGGGCGCCCGTACCCGCGTCCTCGAGGACTTCAAGAAGGGCTACGTCAACGCGCTCGTCGCGACCGACGTCGCCGCCCGAGGCATCCACGTCGACGGCATCGACCTCGTGCTCAACGTGGACCCGGCCGGCGACCACAAGGACTACCTGCACCGCTCGGGCCGTACCGCCCGCGCCGGCCGCTCCGGTGTCGTGGTCTCCCTGGCCCTGCCGCACCAGCGCCGCCAGATCTTCCGTCTGATGGAGGACGCGGGCGTCGACGCCTCGCGCCACATCGTCGGCGGAGCCGGCGCGTTCGACCCCGAGGTCGCCGAGATCACCGGCGCCCGTTCGCTCACCGAGGTCCAGGCCGACTCGGCGAACAACTCGGCCAAGCAGGCCGAGCGCGAGGTCGTCGACCTGACCAAGCAGCTGGAGCGCCTGCAGCGCCGCGCCGTCGAGCTCCGCGAGGAGGCCGACCGCCTGGTGGCCCGCGCCGCCCGTGAGCGTGGCGAGGACCCGGAGGCCGCTGTGGCCGAGGTGGCCGAGGCCGCCGAGGCCGAGATCGCCGCCGCCGCCGCGGAGGCCGAGCGTGCCGCTCGGGCCGAGGAGCAGCGTCGCGAGGAGCGTCCGGCCCGCGACGAGCGGGGCAACTACGAGCGCCGTGACAACCGTGGTGGCGACCGCGGTGGCTTCAACCGTGACGACCGCGGCGGCGACCGTGGTGGCTTCCGCGGCGGTGACCGTGGTGGCGACCGTGGTGGTTTCCGCCGCGACAACGACCGTCCGTCCGGTGGCTTCCGTCGTGACGACCGCCCGTCGGGTGGTTTCAACCGCGACGACCGTGGTGGCGACCGTGGTGGTTTCCGCCGCGACAACGACCGTCCGTCCGGTGGCTTCCGTCGTGACGACCGCCCGTCGGGCGGCTTCAACCGCGACGACCGCGGCGGCCGTTCCTTCGAGCGCCGTGACAACGACCGTCCGTCCGGCGGTTTCCGTCGTGACGACCGCCCGTCGGGTGGTTTCAACCGCGACGACCGCGGCGGCGACCGTGGTGGCTTCCGTCGTGACGACCGCCCCTCGGGTGGCTTCAACCGTGACGACCGCGGCGGCCGTTCCTTCGAGCGCCGTGACGACCGTCCGGCCGCCGGCCACCGTGGCAGCGACCGTCCGTTCAACCGCGACCGTCGTGACGACCGTCCGGCCGGCGGCTTCCGCCCGGGTGGCGGCGACCGCCCGTACGGCCGTCGTGACGACCACCGCGGCACCGGCTCGACCGGCTCGACCGGTGGCTCCTTCGGCCGCCGTGACGACAAGCCGCGCTGGAAGCGCAACGGCTGA
- a CDS encoding diacylglycerol/lipid kinase family protein, producing MGQARTLARWALGAAAAAVVLLLTGLGGAGVLVLLGALLGLACSAVGIWWFLAHRGPLRVAGALLAVAAPIAVLVLYVVWGPWLTALGAIASWSVSLVCARAALRLIRDANGAPKRPRPKRRPRPKRPVLIMNPKSGGGKVAQFGLVERAEKLGARVVLIDPSVETDVAALAQEAVADGADLLGVAGGDGTQALVAAVAAEHDLPFLVISAGTRNHFALDLGLDRTDPATCLDALVDGEELRVDLGSVSGRPFVNTVSFGVYADVVQRPEYRDAKAGTAVEVLPDLLQGGGGDRLDATADGLRLPAQQALLVSNNPYAAPDPFSAAARRPRLDGGELGVIAIRVDGAAQAAEMAVLGTQSTGLNVLTAGRVEVTGKAAAPVPVPASAFVPAPTRAPGAPGTIAVAVDGEALTLPTPVVCTLRPRALRVLVPRHRPGVIEPQPPLDWRRITEIAFQPTSRSSGS from the coding sequence ATGGGCCAGGCCCGGACGCTGGCGCGGTGGGCGCTCGGCGCCGCCGCGGCGGCGGTCGTGCTGCTGCTGACGGGGCTCGGCGGCGCGGGGGTGCTGGTCCTGCTCGGCGCGCTCCTGGGGCTCGCCTGCTCGGCCGTGGGCATCTGGTGGTTCCTCGCCCATCGCGGCCCGCTGCGGGTGGCCGGCGCGCTGCTCGCCGTCGCCGCGCCGATCGCCGTCCTCGTCCTGTACGTCGTCTGGGGCCCCTGGCTGACCGCGCTCGGGGCCATCGCCTCGTGGAGCGTGTCGCTGGTCTGCGCGCGGGCCGCGCTGCGCCTCATCCGGGACGCGAACGGCGCGCCGAAGCGCCCGAGGCCGAAGCGACGGCCCCGGCCCAAGCGGCCCGTGCTGATCATGAACCCGAAGTCCGGGGGCGGGAAGGTCGCCCAGTTCGGTCTCGTCGAGCGGGCCGAGAAGCTGGGCGCGCGGGTCGTCCTCATCGACCCGTCGGTCGAGACCGATGTCGCCGCGCTCGCCCAGGAGGCCGTCGCCGACGGCGCCGACCTGCTCGGGGTGGCCGGCGGGGACGGCACCCAGGCGCTGGTCGCCGCCGTGGCCGCCGAGCACGACCTGCCGTTCCTCGTCATCTCCGCCGGAACGCGCAACCACTTCGCCCTCGACCTGGGCCTGGACCGCACCGACCCGGCGACCTGCCTGGACGCCCTCGTGGACGGCGAGGAACTCCGCGTCGACCTCGGCTCCGTGTCCGGGCGGCCGTTCGTCAACACCGTCTCCTTCGGTGTGTACGCCGATGTCGTCCAGCGCCCCGAGTACCGCGACGCGAAGGCCGGCACGGCCGTCGAGGTCCTCCCCGACCTGCTCCAGGGCGGCGGCGGCGACCGTCTCGACGCGACCGCCGACGGTCTCCGGCTCCCCGCCCAGCAGGCCCTCCTCGTCAGCAACAACCCGTACGCCGCGCCCGATCCGTTCAGCGCCGCCGCCCGGAGACCGCGCCTGGACGGCGGCGAGCTCGGGGTCATCGCCATCCGGGTCGACGGGGCCGCGCAGGCCGCCGAGATGGCCGTACTGGGCACCCAGTCGACCGGGCTGAACGTCCTGACGGCCGGTCGTGTCGAGGTGACGGGGAAGGCCGCGGCGCCCGTGCCCGTTCCCGCCTCGGCCTTCGTCCCCGCGCCGACCCGCGCCCCCGGCGCCCCCGGCACCATCGCCGTCGCGGTCGACGGTGAGGCGCTGACCCTCCCCACCCCCGTCGTCTGCACCCTGCGCCCCCGCGCCCTGCGGGTGCTCGTGCCGCGGCACCGGCCCGGCGTCATCGAGCCCCAGCCGCCTCTGGACTGGCGGCGCATCACCGAAATCGCCTTCCAGCCCACTTCGAGGAGCAGCGGTTCATGA
- a CDS encoding phosphatase PAP2 family protein has translation MTGTTPTPAPATNSVRAVLRDLRAIDGAVYAAVAATPTPTLDTGLRRLSRAANHSKISFAVAAGLALVPGRPRRAALAGVGAVAVASATANLLGKRLVRRPRPDREAARVVVGRHVTMPDSASFPSGHTASAVAFATAVGVVFPPVAVPLQVLAMAVGYSRVHTGVHYPGDVAAGAVLGVASAAVSLTAVASLVPARGK, from the coding sequence ATGACCGGCACCACCCCCACCCCCGCCCCCGCCACGAACTCCGTCCGGGCCGTCCTCCGGGACCTCCGCGCGATCGACGGGGCCGTCTACGCCGCCGTGGCCGCCACGCCCACGCCCACCCTCGACACGGGCCTCCGCAGGCTGTCGCGCGCGGCGAACCACTCCAAGATCTCGTTCGCCGTGGCGGCCGGGCTCGCCCTGGTACCCGGGCGGCCGCGCCGCGCCGCCCTGGCCGGCGTCGGGGCCGTGGCCGTCGCCTCGGCCACGGCCAACCTGCTGGGCAAGCGGCTCGTCCGCAGGCCGCGGCCGGACCGGGAGGCGGCCCGGGTCGTGGTGGGGCGCCATGTGACGATGCCGGACTCGGCGTCGTTCCCCTCCGGGCACACCGCGTCGGCGGTGGCCTTCGCGACCGCCGTGGGGGTCGTCTTCCCGCCGGTCGCCGTGCCCCTGCAGGTCCTGGCGATGGCTGTCGGCTACTCCCGCGTCCACACCGGGGTGCACTACCCGGGCGACGTCGCCGCGGGCGCCGTCCTCGGCGTCGCGAGCGCCGCCGTCTCCCTGACGGCCGTGGCCTCCTTGGTGCCCGCCAGGGGGAAGTGA
- the sigJ gene encoding RNA polymerase sigma factor SigJ, protein MTGRERGDRRVDQNRENQTDGKDLLARRFEADRGHLRAVAYRMLGSLSEAEDAVQEAWFKLNRSDISAVENLSGWLTTVVGRVCLDMLRSRGSRREDPLEYYVPDPVVRVAGTTDPEHAAEVTESVGLALLVVLETLGPAERLAFVLHDMFAVSFDEIARIVDRTPAATRQLASRARRRVQDATPAPGPDARRQREIADAFLAASQGGDFEGLLAVLDPDVVLRADGGRTLAAVSKVVRGAEAVISQALMYAKFRQASLPVVVNGAPAFVAVADGRPTVLMSFTIAGDRIVELQVLADPERLATLDLAEEDLARATY, encoded by the coding sequence ATGACGGGACGCGAACGGGGAGATCGACGAGTGGACCAGAACCGCGAGAACCAGACCGACGGCAAAGACCTGCTGGCCCGCCGCTTCGAGGCGGACCGGGGTCATCTGCGGGCGGTGGCGTACCGGATGCTGGGCTCGCTCAGCGAGGCGGAGGACGCCGTCCAGGAGGCCTGGTTCAAGCTCAACCGCAGCGACATCAGCGCGGTGGAGAACCTGAGCGGCTGGCTGACCACCGTCGTCGGGCGGGTCTGCCTCGACATGCTCCGCTCGCGCGGCTCGCGCCGCGAGGACCCGCTGGAGTACTACGTCCCCGACCCCGTCGTCCGGGTCGCCGGCACGACCGACCCGGAGCACGCGGCCGAGGTGACCGAGTCCGTCGGCCTCGCGCTCCTCGTCGTCCTGGAGACCCTGGGCCCGGCCGAGCGCCTCGCGTTCGTCCTGCACGACATGTTCGCCGTCTCCTTCGACGAGATCGCGCGGATCGTGGACCGCACCCCGGCCGCCACCCGCCAGCTCGCCAGCCGCGCCCGCCGCCGTGTCCAGGACGCCACCCCCGCCCCGGGTCCCGACGCCCGCCGGCAGCGGGAGATCGCCGACGCCTTCCTCGCCGCGTCGCAGGGCGGCGACTTCGAGGGGCTGCTCGCCGTCCTCGACCCGGACGTGGTGCTGCGCGCGGACGGCGGCCGGACGCTCGCGGCCGTCTCCAAGGTCGTACGGGGCGCCGAGGCCGTCATCTCGCAGGCCCTCATGTACGCCAAGTTCCGTCAGGCCTCACTGCCGGTCGTGGTCAACGGGGCGCCGGCGTTCGTCGCGGTCGCCGACGGCCGCCCGACCGTCCTCATGTCCTTCACGATCGCCGGGGACCGGATCGTCGAGCTCCAGGTCCTGGCGGACCCGGAGCGGCTCGCGACACTCGACCTCGCGGAGGAGGACCTGGCCCGCGCGACGTACTGA
- a CDS encoding rhodanese-like domain-containing protein, with translation MTTTTSQVNAVLRTPPASPAAAAAFFSASLAFHADVSDVASVLAAAAADGTDPGFVVIDSRSTASWDQGHVPGAVHLPTALIPEQAERLLDRSVPVVTYCWGPGCNGATRSALALAELGFQVKEMLGGFEYWVREGFAYETWEGPAEKAADPLTAPVDSDDCGC, from the coding sequence ATGACGACGACGACTTCGCAGGTCAACGCGGTACTCCGGACCCCGCCGGCCTCTCCCGCAGCCGCTGCCGCGTTCTTCTCCGCCAGCCTCGCCTTCCACGCCGATGTCTCCGACGTCGCCTCCGTGCTGGCCGCCGCGGCCGCCGACGGCACCGACCCGGGCTTCGTGGTGATCGACTCGCGCTCGACCGCGTCCTGGGACCAGGGGCACGTCCCCGGCGCCGTCCACCTGCCGACCGCGCTCATCCCGGAGCAGGCCGAGCGGCTGCTCGACCGGTCCGTGCCGGTCGTCACGTACTGCTGGGGCCCCGGCTGCAACGGCGCCACGCGCTCCGCGCTGGCCCTCGCGGAGCTGGGATTCCAGGTCAAGGAGATGCTCGGCGGCTTCGAGTACTGGGTGCGCGAGGGCTTCGCGTACGAGACCTGGGAGGGGCCCGCGGAGAAGGCCGCGGACCCGCTGACGGCGCCGGTGGACTCGGACGACTGCGGCTGCTGA
- a CDS encoding MerR family transcriptional regulator translates to MEWSIQEIAKKAGTTSRTLRHYGDRGLLEPSRIGANGYRYYDQAALVRLQRILLLRELGLSLPAIAEVLAGQRDTSAALRTHLALLEQERERIGRQIASVRTTLHKTENGEELMADEVFDGFDHTVYEAEVTERWGRDAYESGDRWWRSLTPARKKAFMDEQAGIARDFARALQDGLAADSDAVQEIARRQVAWLSTTTTPTKEYVIGLGRMYVDDPRFTVNYDRHGEGTAVLVRDAMEIYAERNL, encoded by the coding sequence ATGGAGTGGTCGATCCAAGAGATCGCCAAGAAGGCCGGCACCACCAGTCGCACCCTCCGGCATTACGGGGACCGCGGACTGCTGGAGCCGAGCCGGATCGGCGCGAACGGTTACCGGTACTACGACCAGGCGGCGCTCGTGCGGCTGCAGCGGATCCTGCTGCTGCGCGAGCTGGGGCTCTCGTTGCCCGCGATCGCCGAGGTCCTCGCGGGGCAGCGGGACACGTCCGCCGCCCTGCGCACCCATCTCGCGCTCCTGGAGCAGGAGCGCGAGCGCATCGGACGGCAGATCGCCTCGGTGCGGACCACTCTGCACAAGACCGAGAACGGAGAAGAACTCATGGCCGACGAAGTGTTCGACGGTTTCGACCACACGGTGTACGAGGCGGAGGTCACCGAGCGCTGGGGCCGCGACGCCTACGAGAGCGGCGACCGCTGGTGGCGCTCGCTCACCCCGGCGCGGAAGAAGGCGTTCATGGACGAGCAGGCCGGCATCGCCCGCGACTTCGCCCGGGCGCTCCAGGACGGTCTCGCCGCCGACAGCGACGCGGTGCAGGAGATCGCGCGGCGCCAGGTCGCGTGGCTCTCCACCACCACGACCCCGACCAAGGAGTACGTGATCGGTCTCGGCCGCATGTACGTCGACGACCCGCGCTTCACCGTGAACTACGACCGGCACGGTGAGGGCACCGCGGTCCTCGTCCGGGACGCCATGGAGATCTACGCGGAGCGGAACCTCTAG
- a CDS encoding PLP-dependent cysteine synthase family protein: protein MNNLLSGSLLPVAEQTVGNTPVLRTDDGYWAKLEGFNFGGIKDRAALYMVEQARRRGELRPGAPIVESTSGTLGLGLALAGVLHGHPVHVVTDPGLEPIVERMLVAHGARVHVVREPSPRGGWQQARMDRVAELLVSLDGAWWPNQYGNPDNPDAYAGLAAELSGQLDRIDVLVCAVGTGGHSAGISRALRATSSPALELVGVDSVGSTVFGLPAGERLMRGLGSSIHPGNVDHGAFDEIHWVGPAEAVRAARRLASRQFATGGWSVGAVALVARWLARTRPRGTRIAAIFPDGPQRYFDTVFNDEFCAAHGLLDGPVREDPAGYVSADTVSGWTRRVMDRTEAAR from the coding sequence ATGAACAACCTGCTGTCCGGCAGCCTGCTGCCCGTCGCCGAGCAGACCGTCGGCAACACCCCCGTCCTCCGCACGGACGACGGCTACTGGGCCAAGCTCGAAGGCTTCAACTTCGGCGGCATCAAGGACCGCGCCGCCCTCTACATGGTCGAGCAGGCCCGCCGGCGCGGTGAGCTGCGGCCCGGCGCGCCGATCGTCGAGTCGACCTCCGGAACCCTCGGCCTCGGGCTCGCCCTCGCCGGGGTCCTCCACGGCCATCCGGTGCACGTCGTCACCGATCCCGGCCTCGAACCGATCGTCGAGCGGATGCTCGTCGCCCACGGCGCCCGGGTCCATGTCGTACGGGAGCCGAGCCCTCGGGGCGGCTGGCAGCAGGCCCGGATGGACCGGGTCGCCGAGCTGCTCGTGAGCCTCGACGGGGCCTGGTGGCCCAATCAGTACGGGAACCCCGACAACCCCGACGCGTACGCGGGGCTCGCCGCCGAGCTGTCCGGGCAGCTCGACCGGATCGACGTCCTCGTCTGCGCGGTCGGCACCGGAGGCCACTCGGCCGGGATCTCCCGGGCCCTGCGCGCCACCAGCAGCCCCGCGCTCGAACTCGTCGGCGTGGACTCCGTCGGCTCCACCGTCTTCGGCCTGCCGGCCGGGGAGCGGCTGATGCGCGGGCTCGGTTCCTCCATCCACCCGGGCAACGTGGACCACGGCGCCTTCGACGAGATCCACTGGGTGGGACCGGCCGAGGCGGTACGGGCGGCCCGCCGCCTGGCCTCGCGTCAGTTCGCCACGGGCGGCTGGAGCGTCGGCGCGGTCGCGCTGGTTGCCCGGTGGCTGGCCCGGACCCGGCCGCGCGGGACACGGATCGCGGCGATCTTCCCCGACGGGCCGCAGCGGTACTTCGACACCGTCTTCAACGACGAGTTCTGCGCGGCCCACGGCCTCCTCGACGGGCCCGTACGGGAGGATCCCGCCGGGTACGTCTCCGCGGACACGGTCAGCGGCTGGACCCGCAGGGTCATGGACCGGACGGAGGCCGCGCGGTGA